The genomic DNA GCCACGCGGGCTCGGTGTCGTCGACGAGCCGCACCATGCTGCGGCCGTCCTCCTGGATCGGCGGGACCACGCCCGCGAGCTCACCGAACGTGAACGCGAAGTCGATGTTGAGGCCGATCCGCGTGTCGACGCGCGCCGGCGTCGTCACCGGTGGATACGAGATCACGAGCGGCACGTGCATGCACTCGTCGTACGGGCAGCGCTTGGGCGCGTGGCAGTGCGCGCCCCAGGAGTAGCCGTTGTCGCCCGTGAACAGGATGAAGGTGTTCTGGTCCTGGCCCAGCGCGACCAGCTTGTCCATGATCGCGCCGACGGCGCGGTCGACGGCCTGGAGCGACGCGAGCTGCTTGCGCCGGAAATTGTCGATGTTGTTCATCTTGCCCTGGCCCATCGGGCACAGGTTCGCGTCCCACGTCGGCGGATCGGGGCTGGGCTCGGTGTTCCAGTTCGGCGGTCGCCACGCGGGCAGGGCGGCGAAGGAGTCCTCGTCGCCCGGCGCGGCGCACGCCGGGGCGTGCGGCGCGAACGGCGCGAAGTAGAGGAAGAACGGCTGGCCCGCCGACTGGTCGAGGAACTGGAGCACCTTCGCGGCGAGGACGTCGGTCGAGTAGTTCTGCGGCGACGGGCAGGGATCCTCGCCGGGCTGATCGGCGGGGCATCCCGTGTAGTTGGTGCACGTCGACGGGTACGACACCTCGGTCGGCGCGGGATAGTCGACGCCGCTCTCGACCAGGATGTAGTCGTAGAACTTCGTGCCCTTGAAGGCGTGCCACTCGTTCCACCCGGGCGGGACGTAGGGCGGCGCGGGTAGCGTCCACAGCGTGTTGTAGCCGTTGAGATACTTTCCGAAGAGCCCCGTGCGGTAGCCGGCGGCGCTGAGCCACGTGGCGAGCGAGGAGCTGTCGTCGAAGTTCGCGGCGCCGCCGATGGGCTGCGTGTTCGAGAGCACCCCGGTCGTGTGCGCGTACTCGCCGCGCAGGATGCTCGAGCGGCTCGGACAGCAGAGCGCCGTCGACACGTAGGCGTTCGGGAACTTGACGCCGGCGGCTGCGAGCCGGTTCTCGACGTTCGGCATCACCGGTGTCACGCCGTCGAGCGAGTGGGTCAGGTCCGTCGTGTCCCAGCGCTGGTCGTCGGTGAGGATGATGATGAGGTTCGGGCGCGCCGGCGGCGCGGGCACGATCGCGTCGACGCGCGTCTGGAGGGCGGCGACCAGGCAGGCCCGGAGCCCGTCCGCTTCGAGGACGGCGCGCGCCGGCTGGTCGACGTTGCCCTGGCAGGGCGCGCCGACGCTCGGAATGACGACGCCGCTCGGATCGAGGACGGTCTGGACGGCGCACTTGAGCGGCACACGGTCGAGCTGGCGTCGCGCGATGGTCTGCGCCTTCTCCAGGGTGAAGCCGCGGATCAGATATTTCACCTCGTCGGCGACGAACTTCGCCGATGCCTTCCCGATCTGCTTCTGGCACCGGTACTGGTCGCGGGTGAGCGTGCGGTCGATGACGCCCGCCGGCGGGTTGTTCGTGCCGAAGGCGAGCGCGATCGTGTCGTCGACGATCGTGCCGGCGCAGGCGGGCGGCGCGGGCGGGTTGAGGCACGCCTTGCTCGCCGTCGCCGAGCGGAAGGCGCGGCTCGCGCAAGCGGCCCGTTTCTTCACGCTGCGGGAGAGGACGCGCGCATCGTCGCGGGTCGTGCATTGGGCGGCGAGGGCCACCGCGTGACCGGCGAGCAGCAGGACGGCGACCAGCAGCGACAGCGCGCGACGAAGCATCGAGCCTCCCCGGCGCGAGCGGCGCACGCCCGCGCCTCTCTTCTCCTCCGGCATACGCACCCGATCGTGGCGGGGTCAACCCAAAATCTTCCTGGTCGATCGGAATTGACCAGCCCCGGTGACGGTCGATACAGGAAGCGGCTCTGGCCGCGCCCGACGCCCTCCTGCTCTTCGCCGCTTCGCTCGTCGCCGGCGGCGTCAACGCCGTCGCCGGCGGGGGCTCGCTCATCACTTTCCCGATCCTGGTGTGGCTCGGGCGCGAGCCCATCCTCGCCAACGCCACCAACACGGTCTCCCTGTCGCCGGGCTCGGTCGCCGCGCTCCACGGCTACCGCCGCGACCTGATCGGGCTCCGCGAGTGGATCCTGTGGGGCACGATCCCGTCGCTCGCCGGCGGCGTCGTGGGCGCCGTCCTGCTGTTGCGCACGCCGTCGGCCGTGTTCTCGTGGCTGGTCCCCTACCTCATTCTGTTCGCGACGGCGCTCTTCGCCCTCTCCGGCCCGATCAACGCGCTCGCGCGACGACGGAGCCCGCCCTCGCGGGGCGGCATGCCCGACGAGCCGCGCTTCGGCACGGTCATGACGTACCAGTTCCTCGTCTCGGTGTACGGGGGCTACTTCGGCGCCGGCATCGGCATCATGATGCTGGCGGGTCTGGCGCTCGCGGGCTTCGTCGCGATCCACCGCGCCATCGCGCTCCGCAACTACTACGCGATCCTCATCAACGGGATCGCGGCCCTCTACTTCATTTGCTTCGGCGCCGTCGCGTGGAAGGACGCGGCCGTGCTGACGGCGGGGCAGGTCGCCGGGAGCTGGATCGCGGCGCGGGTGGCGCGCGGCCTTCCGCCGTCGACCGTGCGCGGCTTCGTCGTCTGCGTCGGCGTGGCGATGGCGATCGCGCTGTTCGTCCGCGGGCGCTGAGCTCAGCTCCGCTTGCGCGCGTAGCGCACCGGACAGGGCGCCGCGGAGCGTGCGACCGCACCCATCTGTCCGGTCGGCGCCGCGGCGCGCGCGAACCCGGGTTGGAGATCGAGCGCGTCCAGGTAGCGCACGATGGCGATCTTGATCGCCGACATGGCGAAGCGCTCGCCGACGCAGGCGTGCCGTCCGTGCCCGAAGGTGCTCACGGCCTCCTTGGCGGGCACCCGGACGTGGTCGGCGAGGCGCCCCCGCTCGTAGTGACGGGGATCGAAGCGACCCAGCGTGTCGTACGCGGCGTTGCTCACCGAGAGCAATGTCGCGACGTACGCGCCGGGCTCGAGGGCGAAGGCGCCGAGATCCGTCTCGACGGAGCACGGGCGCATGACCTTGCGCAGCGTGAGCGAGCGCTGCGCCAGGCGGATCGACTCCATCGCGCACGACTCGAGCAGGACGAGCTCCGCCAGCGCGCGCTGGTCGCGCACGAGGCCGTTCGGGTTCCCGCCGCCGATCGCCGCCGCTTCGCCTTCGACGGCGGCGCGATGCTCGGGGAACTGGAGCAGGTTCACGAGCGTCCAGGCGAGCGACGCGTAGAGGTTCGCGAGCGACGCCAGGTGCAGGATCATCACGTTCTTCGCGACGCGCTCGGCACGGGCGGCGGGCGGATCGGCCGCGAAGAGCGTGTGGAGCTGCTCCAGCATGTCGCCCTCGCGGGCGCCGCTCCGCTCCCGCGCGGCCCAGATCTCGTCCAGGATCGCGGCGGCGCGGCGGAGCGCGCGGCGCTCGGGCGCCTTGCGCGTGAGGATGGTCACGAAGAGCGCAGACGGGCGGACGAACACCTCCTCCGGATCGAAGCGCTCGAAGCACGCGATCAGTTGATCGAGATATGGCGGCGACGCCGCCTCGCGTCCCGCCCAGCACCGGAAGCCGATCCGGTGCACGAGGCGCTTCATGTGGGCGAAGGCCTCGAACGTGCCGCCGTCGCCGAGCTCGGCGAGCGCGTCGTCGACGGCGGCGTTTACGTGCCCGAGGTAGCTCTCCATCCGCTCGCGGTTGAAGAGGTGCTGGAACACGGTGAGGTCGCCGGCCTGCAGCTCCGGCGGCAGCTTCAGACCGAGGAGCGTGCGCGTCGCCTCGCCGAAGCTCGCGTCCTCCTCGGCGAGGCCGTAGAGGCTGCGGAGCCCGATCGGACCGAACACGAACAGGAGCCGGAAGCCGATGAGGTCGACCAGGAACGTGTCGCCGTGCTTGGCGCGCAGCGTCGCGAGGCACGCCGTCGGGTTGCGAAGAAAGGGTAGCAGGTGCCCGAGCACGGGCAGACCGCCGGCGGCGCGCGGTGGGAGCGAACCCTCGATCGGCATGCATCTTCATTGACACCCGAGCGGGTGGTCGTGGTAGCCCTCCGCCGCCAGACCGGTGACCAACCAGAGGGGGGAAGCGTAGATGGCGCCCGGATCGATCCGTCTCGTCGTATTCGTCACGCTCGTCGTCGCCCGACTCGCGACCGCGCAGATCACCGGCGTCACCGCGATCCCGAACCCGGCCAACAGCCCTGACGAGACGAGCGGTCCCGGCGTCAATCCGAGCTTCGAGCGCGAGAGCTTCGTGACGGTGACGGCGGCGACGGCCAGCGCGTTCACGACCCGCTACAAGGCGCTGGTGACGGCCGATTCGGGGCTGTTCGGCGACGCCCGGCTCGAGCACCTGGACTCCGACTACACGATCAGCTTCAGCGTGACCGCGCCCGGCGCCTACCGCGTGGTCGTCGCGACGCATCGCAAGGGCGATCTGCACCTGATCGAGGACAACATCTTCGTCGCCGATCACTTCGCCGACATGTCAGCGCTCGCCGGCAGCTTCACCGGCGGGACGCTCACCACGGGGACGCTCAACCTCGCGGACCCGGGCCGGGCGAACGACATCCCGCTCGTCTTCGATCCCATCACGGTGGCCTTCGACCAGACCGCGTCGGCGGCGATCTTCGGCGTGAGCAACGGGAGCGCGCAGGCCCATACGCTGCGCTTCACGTGGAACCAGGAGGCATTCAGCCCCGCGGCCGGCGACGAGGCCGCCGTGCGCATGGGCGGCACGTCCGACGACAGCACCGAGACGGCCGGCGACTACCCGGGGAACCCGCCGCGGGTCCAGGCCGACGACGGGCACTTCGTCACCGTCACGCTGACCTCGCTGTGCGGCAACGGGGTCCTCGACGGCGGACCCAGCTACCTCGAGCAGTGCGACGACGGGGCGGGGAACGGGACGCAGGGATCGTGCTGCACGTCCACCTGTCAGCTGCGTACGGCGGGAACGACGTGCCGCGCCGCCGTCGGCGGGTGCGACAACACGGAGGTCTGCAACGGCGTCGACGGCGCGTGCCCGCTCGACAGCGTGATGCCCGCGTTCGTCCTCTGCCGTCCTGCGGCGGGCTCGTGCGACCTGGCCGAGGCCTGCGACGGGCTCTCACCGTTGTGCCCGGACGACACGAAGAGCACCGGCGTCTGCCGTCCGGCGGCGGGCGTCTGCGACCTGGCGGAGTCGTGCGACGGCTTCAACAACGAGTGCCCGCCCGATCAGAAGAGCACGGCCCTCTGTCGCGCGGCGACGGGGCAGTGCGACGTCGCCGAGAGCTGCGACGGGTTCAATCCGAATTGTCCCACCGACCAGCTGGTGCCGAACGGAACGCCCTGCGACGACGGCGACGCGTGCTCGTCGGGCGAGGCGTGCAGCGCTGGCGTGTGCGGCGGCGCGACCGGCGGCTGCGGGCCGTGCGAGACGTGCGAGCCGGGCGGCTGCGTCGTGGGGCCGAAGCTCGGCTGCCGCGTGCCGATCTCGACCGGTCGTGCGAAGCTCCTGCTGAAGGACTCGTCCGTGAGCACGTCGGATCTCGTGTCGTGGAAGTGGACGCAGGGCGCAGAGACCATGTTCGCCGACTTCGGCGATCCGATGGGCACGACCGACTACACGCTGTGCGTGTTCGACCAGAACGGCACCCATCTCGTCATCTCGCCCGACATGCCGGCGGGCGGCGCGTGCGGTCCGCTCGCGTGCTGGAAGCCGATCGGGACGAAGGGCTTCAAGTACAAGGACAAGGATCGGACCCCCGAGGGCGCCGACAAGATGACGCTCCTGTCCGGCGCGGCCGGGAAGGCGAAGATCAGCTTCAAGGGCAAGGGGCCGAACCTCGGCCTCGCGCTGCCGCCGACGGGCCTCACGACGCCGGTGCGCGTCCAGCTCCAGGCGGAGGGCGGCGCCTGCTGGGAGTCGACGTTCTCGGCGGCGCAGCAGAACACCGCGACGTCGTTCAAGGCGAAGAGCGACTAAGAAGCCGACCCAAGACTACGTCTTGGGTCGGGGCAGACGCGAGAGTGCCACGTTCGTGGCACGCGCGACCGGCATGCCGCGGCCAGCGAAGCTGGCGCGGCAGGCGAAATACGCGCGATGGGTTGCAGCGCGATGACGGCCTACGTTCGACGGGAACGATGTTCCCGCGCGTAGCGAGTGTGCCGCGCCGGCTTCGCCGGTCGCGGCATGCCGGTCGCGCGTACCACGAGCGCATCATTCTCGCCCCCGACCCAAGACGGAGTCTTGGGTCGTTCCTAGGACGGCCGGCGAGCGGCGAGCGCGAGGGTACGGCGCGCCGCGCGCAGGACGGGTGCGTCCACCATCTTGCCGTCGACGACGCACACGCCGCCGCCCGCGGCTTCGGCCGCGTCGACGATACGACGGGCGCGCAGCACCTCGTCGCCTGCCGGCGTGAAGGCGGCGTTGATCGCCGCGACCTGCTTCGGATGGATCGCGAGCTTGCCGGTGAACCCGAGGCGTCGGACGCGGGCGCACTCCGCGGCGAGCGCGGTGCCGTCCTCGAGCACGAGGTGCGGCACGTCGATGACGGCGACGCCGGCGGTCGCCGCCGCCTGCACGAGGCGCGACCGGGCCCACAGAAGGGCCTCCCAGTCGAGTGTGGCGCCGAGATCGGCGGCGAGGTCCGCGCCGCCGAGCAGCAGCCCGGCGACGCGCGGATGGGCGGCGATGCGCTCGGCTCGCGAGAGCCCACGCGCCGTCTCGATGAGCGGCAGGAAGCGGGTCGGTCCGGCGAGGAGCGCGTCGAGGATGCCCAGCTCCTGCGGGCTCTCGACCTTCGGGACGACGAGGAAGTCGGGCGCCGCCCCCGACTCGACGAGCGCCAGCACGTCGCGCAGGCCCTCCGGCGTCCGCAGCCCGTTCGATCGAAGGCAGCGCGCGACGGCGGGCGCGGCCGGGCCGCGGAGCCACCTGAGGGCGCTCCCCCGCGCCGCGTCCTTCTCGGCCGGCGCCACGGCGTCCTCGAGGTCGGCGATGACGGCGTCGGCGCCGGAGAT from Candidatus Eisenbacteria bacterium includes the following:
- a CDS encoding sulfatase produces the protein MLRRALSLLVAVLLLAGHAVALAAQCTTRDDARVLSRSVKKRAACASRAFRSATASKACLNPPAPPACAGTIVDDTIALAFGTNNPPAGVIDRTLTRDQYRCQKQIGKASAKFVADEVKYLIRGFTLEKAQTIARRQLDRVPLKCAVQTVLDPSGVVIPSVGAPCQGNVDQPARAVLEADGLRACLVAALQTRVDAIVPAPPARPNLIIILTDDQRWDTTDLTHSLDGVTPVMPNVENRLAAAGVKFPNAYVSTALCCPSRSSILRGEYAHTTGVLSNTQPIGGAANFDDSSSLATWLSAAGYRTGLFGKYLNGYNTLWTLPAPPYVPPGWNEWHAFKGTKFYDYILVESGVDYPAPTEVSYPSTCTNYTGCPADQPGEDPCPSPQNYSTDVLAAKVLQFLDQSAGQPFFLYFAPFAPHAPACAAPGDEDSFAALPAWRPPNWNTEPSPDPPTWDANLCPMGQGKMNNIDNFRRKQLASLQAVDRAVGAIMDKLVALGQDQNTFILFTGDNGYSWGAHCHAPKRCPYDECMHVPLVISYPPVTTPARVDTRIGLNIDFAFTFGELAGVVPPIQEDGRSMVRLVDDTEPAWRTDFVYEQWLDPDDEDNDVVPPTLASVRSEQFMYTEYVGGETELYDLVADPFQLTNLTNDPAYATTKADMAARLRQLRPDWTP
- a CDS encoding CoA ester lyase gives rise to the protein MSTSTAPEASLLRSLLFAPATKAERLAKAAISGADAVIADLEDAVAPAEKDAARGSALRWLRGPAAPAVARCLRSNGLRTPEGLRDVLALVESGAAPDFLVVPKVESPQELGILDALLAGPTRFLPLIETARGLSRAERIAAHPRVAGLLLGGADLAADLGATLDWEALLWARSRLVQAAATAGVAVIDVPHLVLEDGTALAAECARVRRLGFTGKLAIHPKQVAAINAAFTPAGDEVLRARRIVDAAEAAGGGVCVVDGKMVDAPVLRAARRTLALAARRPS
- a CDS encoding sulfite exporter TauE/SafE family protein translates to MLFAASLVAGGVNAVAGGGSLITFPILVWLGREPILANATNTVSLSPGSVAALHGYRRDLIGLREWILWGTIPSLAGGVVGAVLLLRTPSAVFSWLVPYLILFATALFALSGPINALARRRSPPSRGGMPDEPRFGTVMTYQFLVSVYGGYFGAGIGIMMLAGLALAGFVAIHRAIALRNYYAILINGIAALYFICFGAVAWKDAAVLTAGQVAGSWIAARVARGLPPSTVRGFVVCVGVAMAIALFVRGR
- a CDS encoding cytochrome P450, whose protein sequence is MPIEGSLPPRAAGGLPVLGHLLPFLRNPTACLATLRAKHGDTFLVDLIGFRLLFVFGPIGLRSLYGLAEEDASFGEATRTLLGLKLPPELQAGDLTVFQHLFNRERMESYLGHVNAAVDDALAELGDGGTFEAFAHMKRLVHRIGFRCWAGREAASPPYLDQLIACFERFDPEEVFVRPSALFVTILTRKAPERRALRRAAAILDEIWAARERSGAREGDMLEQLHTLFAADPPAARAERVAKNVMILHLASLANLYASLAWTLVNLLQFPEHRAAVEGEAAAIGGGNPNGLVRDQRALAELVLLESCAMESIRLAQRSLTLRKVMRPCSVETDLGAFALEPGAYVATLLSVSNAAYDTLGRFDPRHYERGRLADHVRVPAKEAVSTFGHGRHACVGERFAMSAIKIAIVRYLDALDLQPGFARAAAPTGQMGAVARSAAPCPVRYARKRS